The following are encoded in a window of Amaranthus tricolor cultivar Red isolate AtriRed21 chromosome 2, ASM2621246v1, whole genome shotgun sequence genomic DNA:
- the LOC130805072 gene encoding uncharacterized protein LOC130805072, giving the protein MSINDSINYSKTQRIVLLIDIYPLIKSPNSSAYRNSLLISAKKLLSFLPIANSLSSFKLFFSSLSPLLSTSLLPNFQRLLYNPNSLSFNSSNETLNLLSKTLDLVHNSANSSGLGSRVSYVSSSMAQVIHDYSWDLCDDSDILGLVRSNVVVLFSPICRSLNDLRDFMGFDDDLINEHVFCESFKGFFGQIKDAFVSRDIHVCWVDVRCDNESGHDNKMLNVDEFAKLVGWFQNGVKSLGWGFCSSDSVVLGSALVPFGLIYPMIGVSSSYNSGTNDNCKKLCGQLNLEILDVRGNSLECRYCDLQLLNVRTLRGHRLSSLSLTGKYGKPGGEVHQGCCGIWESFGDGVVKIDVKTLCRYDELRNIELSDAVLVDEFPIDLNKKKEESSAEFFADKVLDLLLEDSGRFIKRKSPPLWQVFLSFLYRKDSWALLNLSKANGSIVTMGVLKPITIHSAYIFVLKSKVDRQIGMLVGKTEQNLGHGNLETGDKTVGFHTSKDTSSEMCKNESRRKHRKHRFRYKDLSWSTFCKAAFELNEMELEEAYFSMGCDIPKKLKFFRCWMKQVVENKSSLPLKSDTLEVLEKMDERLYQLHPESQQPLPQLACEHSVKEAPQIEEAGATSQEAVEAFFSDLPQRIQHGLASGVDLVAFAQRVVHSCIYWFRKSLGTDIREESQVSIEKSDGSSYAGSVAGELAKILLIDPKDLAGKHKVGDQSSKAPEEQLLQIPSADRVREYELQILFRMEILQSEIVTGLKDSVKLKFVKQICRLLEFIQCNKEDGFFGDFNLNDYVSRTIKSRYSQKLGDVVHRICDQMDLLLFDNDDDESPNLLLNSEDSSQSWRIGDNDRGSEPNSTDDSFNTGSNNHDRKLVEAQERRARASRLASFTRRAMPELQRVWAPKPSQLSRSKSDSSRRSKRKHRHKERYDMVCETPISAPKKCLFPADTGVGGNEFRALGGSSDGPIHRALFQDDETWHDDLGL; this is encoded by the exons ATGTCCATCAACGATTCAATCAACTACTCAAAAACCCAAAGAATCGTCCTATTAATCGATATTTACCCTTTAATCAAAAGCCCTAATTCTTCTGCTTACCgcaattctcttttaatttctgcCAAAAAACTCCTCTCATTTCTCCCGATTGCTAATTCTCTGTCCTCCTTCAAGCTTTTCTTCTCCTCGTTATCCCCTCTTCTTTCTACATCTTTGCTCCCTAATTTTCAAAGATTGTTGTATAACCCTAATTCCCTTTCGTTCAATTCCTCAAATGAAACCCTAAATTTACTTTCTAAAACCCTTGATTTAGTTCATAATTCGGCGAATTCTTCAGGCTTGGGTTCGAGAGTTTCGTATGTATCGAGCTCAATGGCGCAGGTAATTCATGATTATAGTTGGGATTTATGTGATGATTCTGATATTTTAGGACTTGTTAGGTCGAATGTGGTTGTATTGTTTTCGCCTATTTGTAGATCATTAAATGATTTgcgtgattttatgggttttgacgATGATTTGATTAATGAACATGTTTTTTGTGAGAGTTTCAAAGGGTTTTTTGGTCAAATTAAAGATGCTTTTGTTAGTAGGGATATTCATGTTTGTTGGGTGGATGTAAGATGTGATAATGAATCAGGGCATGATAACAAGATGTTAAATGTTGATGAATTTGCTAAATTGGTGGGGTGGTTTCAGAATGGGGTAAAGAGTTTAGGTTGGGGTTTTTGTTCCAGTGATTCAGTTGTGTTGGGTTCAGCTCTTGTTCCATTCGGGTTGATTTATCCAATGATTGGAGTTTCATCTAGTTATAATAGTGGAACAAATGATAATTGTAAGAAATTATGTGGACAATTGAATCTTGAAATTTTGGATGTGCGAGGGAACTCTTTGGAATGCAGATATTGTGATCTTCAATTACTAAATGTTAGAACATTGCGCGGGCATAGGCTTAGCAGCCTTTCGCTCACCGGGAAGTATGGAAAACCAGGAGGGGAAGTTCATCAAGGTTGCTGTGGAATTTGGGAGAGTTTTGGTGATGGTGTTGTGAAGATTGATGTAAAAACTCTTTGTAGATATGATGAATTAAGGAACATTGAATTGTCTGATGCAGTACTAGTTGATGAGTTCCCGATAgatttaaataaaaagaaagaggaaTCATCTGCTGAATTCTTTGCTGATAAAGTTCTAGACCTTCTTTTAGAAGATTCAGGAAGGTTTATAAAGAGGAAATCACCTCCACTGTGGCAAGTTTTTTTGAGCTTTCTATATAGGAAAGATTCTTGGGCATTGTTGAATCTCTCAAAAGCCAATGGAAGCATAGTAACCATGGGTGTTCTCAAGCCTATTACTATTCATTCagcttatatttttgttttgaaaagtaAGGTTGACCGCCAAATCGGAATGCTAGTTGGTAAAACTGAACAGAACCTTGGACATGGTAATTTAGAAACAGGTGATAAAACTGTTGGATTTCATACTAGTAAGGATACTTCAAGTGAAATGTGTAAAAATGAGAGTAGAAGAAAGCATAGAAAGCACCGTTTCAGGTACAAGGATCTTTCTTGGAGCACTTTCTGCAAAGCAGCCTTTGAACTCAATGAGATGGAACTTGAAGAAGCTTACTTTTCAATGGGATGTGATATTCCAAAGAAATTGAAGTTTTTTAGATGTTGGATGAAACAGGTAGTTGAAAACAAGTCATCTCTTCCACTTAAATCAGACACTCTAGAAGTTCTTGAGAAAATGGATGAGAGATTATATCAATTGCATCCAGAAAGTCAACAGCCTCTTCCTCAGTTAGCTTGTGAACATTCTGTTAAAGAGGCTCCTCAAATAGAAGAAGCTGGAGCTACTTCGCAAGAAGCTGTAGAAGCTTTCTTCAGTGACTTGCCTCAAAGAATCCAACATGGGCTTGCATCAGGAGTCGACTTGGTGGCTTTTGCACAGCGGGTTGTTCATTCTTGTATCTATTGGTTTAGGAAAAGCTTGGGAACTGATATTAGAGAAGAAAGTCAAGTGTCTATTGAAAAATCTGATGGTAGCAGTTATGCTGGGTCGGTGGCTGGCGAGCTTGCCAAAATTCTACTTATTGATCCAAAGGACCTAGCAGGAAAGCACAAGGTTGGTGATCAATCTTCTAAAGCGCCAGAAGAACAATTATTGCAAATTCCCTCTGCAGATAGAGTTAGAGA ATATGAACTGCAGATTTTGTTTCGGATGGAGATTCTTCAATCAGAGATTGTAACTGGTTTAAAAGATTCTGTTAAGCTTAAATTTGTTAAGCAGATTTGCCGTCTCTTAGAATTTATCCAATGTAACAAAGAGGACGGATTTTTTGGAGATTTCAACCTTAATGACTATGTTAGCAGGACTATCAAAAGCAG GTATTCGCAGAAACTTGGGGATGTTGTCCACAGAATTTGTGATCAAATGGATCTTTTGTTGTTtgacaatgatgatgatgaatcccCTAATCTCCTACTCAACAGTGAAGATAGCAGTCAGTCATGGAGAATTGGGGATAATGACAGAGGAAGTGAGCCCAATTCTACTGATGATTCATTTAACACTGGTAGTAATAATCATGACCGTAAGTTGGTTGAAGCTCAAGAGAGAAGAGCAAGGGCTTCAAGGCTCGCATCTTTTACAAGAAGAGCCATGCCAGAACTGCAAAGAGTATGGGCCCCTAAGCCGTCACAGTTATCCAGGTCAAAATCAGACTCTTCCCGTAGATCTAAGAGGAAGCACAGACACAAAGAAAGGTATGATATGGTCTGCGAAACCCCAATTAGTGCGCCCAAAAAATGCTTATTCCCTGCAGACACCGGTGTTGGTGGCAACGAGTTTAGAGCGCTAGGCGGAAGTTCAGATGGTCCTATTCACAGGGCTTTGTTTCAGGATGACGAAACATGGCATGATGATTTGGGGCTTTGA
- the LOC130805411 gene encoding ABC transporter C family member 10-like has translation MEDHKRSEVLTTQVTKFAKAGFLSKISFFWLNPLMNLGSKKILKEDDLPKLRDIDMAGSCYLQFLDRLDKDKSDKAPSESSVLWTIVGCYKFEILISGFFALVKILVMSTGPLLLDSFIKVAEGKEAFKYQGHLLAISLFLSKILESLSQRQWYFQSRLIGLKVRSMITTAIYMKQLRLSTVARRMHSNSQIMNYATTDTDRIGEFPFWFHQTWTTGLQLCFALMILLHSVKLATIASLVAIILTMVCNTPLVKLQDKYQRVLMVAQDKRLKAFSEALVNMKVLKMYAWESQFMSVVEALRKVEYKWLSAVHLQKAYTNILFWTSPIMVSSATFGACYFLKIPMHASNVFTFLATLRLVQEPVRTIPNVISVVVHARVSFARIVKFLAAPEVQTENVRKTGNMSCINHPIVMKSANLSWGMSSTKPTLKDINLNVCLGEKVAICGEVGSGKSTLLAAILGEIPCIDGTVEVYGRIAYVSQTTWIQSGTIRENILFGSAIDDAKYQETLRRCCLEKDLELLPYGDLTEIGDRGINLSGGQKQRIQLARALYKDADIYLLDDPFSAVDAHTAMSLLNKYVIEALSEKTVLLVTHQVDFLPAFHRCLLISDGKVLRAGPYNELLASCPKFLDLVNAHKQTIGTDTLAEVSKSKRQTSFTLKVQKHDFVSEYQESKGQNLIKQGEREVGDMGFTPYLIYLYQSKGYLYFSIVALAHSAFLTGQILQNTWMVSGVDNPRIKNSKLIVHYVIIGLCMTIFLFFRSLATVKVGMKSSKAIYSQLAKSLFRAPLSFYDSTPLGRILTRISSDLSTVDTDIPFSFQVAFGATTLAYATLGVLTVITWQVLFVIVPVIFMAIRLQQYYFATTKELMRLNGTTKSMVANHLVESIAGIVTIRAFKEEDRFFAKILDLIDTNASPFFHNFTASEWLIQRIETLSATVLGAVALCMVLLPRGTFSQGFIGMALSYGLTLNSAMVISIQAQCTLANQMISVERLNQYMDIPSEAAEVVEDNRPPQNWPLAGKVEICNLQVRYRPDTPLVLKGISCTFEGRDKIGIVGRTGSGKTTLVGALFRLVESVEGKIIVDGVDICSIGLHDLRSRFGIIPQDPTLFNGTLRFNLDPLSQHNDKAIWEVLDKCQLTEAIKDKKHGLDSLVEEDGSNWSMGQRQLFCLGRALLRKSKVLVLDEATSSIDNATDMILQKIIRTEFADSTVITVAHRIPTVMDCTKVLSISEGKLMEYDEPMKLMEKEGSLFGQLVREYWSHFYTAAQGQ, from the exons ATGGAGGATCACAAACGAAGCGAAGTTTTAACAACTCAAGTAACCAAATTTGCCAAAGCCGGGTTTTTAAGTAAGATTTCGTTTTTTTGGTTGAACCCTTTGATGAACTTGGGTAGCAAGAAAATTCTCAAGGAAGACGACTTGCCAAAATTGCGAGACATAGATATGGCAGGGTCTTGTTACTTACAGTTTCTAGATCGACTAGATAAAGATAAAAGCGATAAAGCACCTTCGGAATCCTCAGTTTTGTGGACTATTGTTGGATGCTACAAATTCGAGATTCTAATATCAGGTTTTTTCGCGTTAGTAAAGATACTTGTAATGTCAACTGGACCTCTTTTGCTCGATTCCTTCATCAAGGTTGCTGAAGGTAAAGAAGCATTCAAATATCAAGGTCATCTTTTGGCAATTTCTCTGTTTCTTTCAAAGATCTTAGAATCATTGTCGCAGAGGCAATGGTACTTTCAGAGCAGATTGATTGGCCTTAAAGTACGATCCATGATCACTACCGCAATTTACATGAAGCAACTAAGATTATCGACTGTTGCGAGGAGAATGCACTCAAACAGTCAAATAATGAATTATGCAACAACTGATACCGATAGGATCGGGGAATTCCCTTTTTGGTTTCATCAGACTTGGACAACCGGCCTTCAACTTTGCTTTGCGTTAATGATTTTGCTACATTCAGTTAAACTCGCAACCATTGCATCATTAGTCGCAATTATTTTAACTATGGTTTGCAATACGCCCCTTGTCAAATTACAAGATAAGTATCAAAGGGTATTGATGGTTGCTCAAGATAAGCGGCTTAAGGCTTTCTCGGAAGCTCTTGTGAATATGAAGGTGCTTAAAATGTATGCATGGGAAAGTCAATTCATGAGTGTGGTCGAGGCATTGAGGAAAGTTGAATATAAATGGTTATCAGCAGTGCATTTGCAGAAAGCATACACTAATATTCTATTTTGGACATCTCCTATTATGGTGTCTTCTGCTACATTTGGTGCATGCTATTTCCTTAAAATTCCTATGCATGCTAGTAATGTTTTCACCTTTCTTGCAACTTTGCGCCTAGTGCAAGAGCCCGTCAGAACTATCCCCAATGTAATTAGTGTGGTAGTTCATGCTCGAGTTTCATTTGCACGAATTGTGAAGTTTTTAGCAGCACCTGAGGTGCAAACTGAAAATGTTAGAAAGACAGGAAATATGTCCTGCATAAACCATCCCATTGTGATGAAGTCGGCAAATCTTTCATGGGGGATGAGCTCAACAAAACCGACCCTAAAAGACATTAATCTCAATGTTTGTTTAGGTGAAAAGGTGGCTATATGTGGGGAAGTTGGCTCAGGAAAATCAACATTACTAGCAGCAATTCTTGGTGAAATACCATGTATAGATGGAACG GTTGAAGTTTATGGGAGGATTGCTTATGTTTCTCAAACAACATGGATTCAATCAGGGACAATACGCGAAAACATCCTTTTTGGTTCCGCCATAGATGACGCTAAATACCAAGAGACTCTTCGTAGGTGTTGTTTGGAGAAGGACCTTGAACTCCTTCCTTATGGTGACTTGACTGAGATTGGGGATAGAGGAATCAATCTAAGCGGGGGTCAAAAACAAAGAATTCAACTTGCTCGTGCATTATACAAAGATGCTGACATTTATCTTTTGGATGATCCATTCAGTGCGGTTGATGCACATACTGCAATGAGCCTCTTGAAT AAATATGTTATAGAAGCTCTTTCTGAAAAGACGGTCTTGCTTGTGACTCACCAAGTTGATTTTCTTCCTGCTTTTCATCGTTGCTTG CTTATTTCAGATGGAAAAGTTCTTCGAGCAGGCCCTTATAACGAGTTATTAGCTTCATGTCCGAAATTTTTGGATCTTGTAAACGCGCACAAGCAAACTATTGGTACCGATACACTGGCTGAAGTTAGCAAATCTAAAAGACAAACCTCATTCACTTTAAAGGTTCAAAAACACGATTTTGTGTCTGAATATCAAGAATCAAAAGGACAAAACTTGATCAAacaaggagaaagagaagttggagACATGGGTTTTACACCATACTTGATATACTTGTATCAGAGTAAAGGCTATTTGTACTTTTCTATTGTTGCCCTTGCTCATTCGGCCTTTCTGACCGGCCAGATATTACAAAACACTTGGATGGTTTCTGGTGTTGATAACCCACGTATCAAAAACTCAAAATTGATTGTGCATTATGTCATTATTGGATTGTGCATGACAATATTCTTATTCTTTAGATCTTTAGCTACAGTTAAAGTCGGGATGAAATCATCGAAAGCTATATATTCTCAGTTGGCGAAGTCTCTATTTCGGGCTCCATTGTCATTCTATGACTCTACTCCTCTTGGAAGGATACTAACTCGG ATTTCGTCTGATTTGAGCACTGTTGATACTGATATCCCCTTTAGCTTCCAGGTAGCTTTTGGTGCTACAACCTTGGCATATGCTACTTTAGGAGTGTTGACCGTCATCACATGGCAAGTCTTATTCGTTATCGTGCCAGTGATTTTCATGGCAATACGCTTGCAA CAATACTACTTTGCTACAACAAAAGAGTTGATGAGGCTCAATGGTACAACTAAGTCCATGGTCGCAAACCATTTAGTTGAATCAATTGCTGGAATCGTAACAATTCGAGCTTTTAAGGAGGAAGATCGTTTCTTTGCTAAAATTCTCGATCTTATTGATACAAATGCAAGCCCATTCTTCCATAATTTTACAGCTAGTGAATGGTTGATTCAAAGGATTGAGACTCTTAGTGCCACCGTTCTTGGAGCTGTTGCATTATGTATGGTTTTGCTTCCTCGTGGAACTTTTAGCCAAG GTTTCATTGGAATGGCACTATCATATGGTCTCACGTTGAATTCAGCTATGGTTATCTCGATTCAAGCGCAATGCACATTGGCCAACCAAATGATTTCCGTGGAGAGGCTTAATCAGTACATGGATATACCAAGTGAAGCGGCAGAAGTCGTTGAAGACAACCGCCCTCCACAAAATTGGCCATTGGCCGGTAAAGTGGAGATATGCAATTTGCAG GTAAGATATAGACCAGACACACCGTTGGTTCTTAAAGGAATTAGTTGCACGTTTGAAGGGCGAGATAAAATTGGTATAGTTGGTAGGACTGGCAGTGGAAAGACTACCTTAGTAGGGGCATTGTTCCGTCTGGTAGAATCAGTAGAAGGGAAAATTATTGTTGATGGTGTTGATATATGTTCGATTGGGCTTCACGATCTAAGGTCGCGTTTTGGGATTATACCTCAAGATCCTACACTTTTCAATGGTACATTGCGATTCAATCTGGATCCGTTAAGTCAACATAACGACAAGGCAATATGGGAG GTGCTCGACAAATGTCAACTTACTGAAGCGATCAAAGACAAAAAACATGGGTTGGATTCCTTAG TTGAGGAAGATGGATCAAATTGGAGCATGGGACAACGACAACTATTCTGCCTAGGACGCGCTTTACTTAGGAAAAGCAAGGTATTGGTGCTTGATGAAGCGACTTCATCAATTGATAATGCGACTGACATGATCTTGCAAAAGATAATTAGAACAGAATTTGCAGATTCCACAGTGATAACCGTAGCCCATAGGATACCGACAGTAATGGATTGCACAAAGGTCCTTTCCATAAGTGAAG GTAAATTGATGGAGTACGATGAGCCAATGAAGCTAATGGAAAAGGAAGGTTCGCTATTCGGGCAGCTCGTTCGAGAATATTGGTCTCATTTCTACACTGCTGCTCAGGGACAATGA
- the LOC130805074 gene encoding ABC transporter C family member 10-like produces the protein MMETNSQIEIPTVQVTKFAKAGFLSKMSFCWLNPLMKMGKNKTLNEHDLPKLRDIDTAKLCYLQFLEQSNKHKLPTYPSESSLLWAILECHKSEILISGFFALLKTITMSAGPVLLYFFIKFADYKKDYISKGCVLAFSIFLCKILESLSQRQSFFRSKLIGLKVSSLLIAAIYKKQLRLSNVSRKMHLGGEIINYVNVDTYRIGEFAYWFHQTWTTGLQLCLALVIMIQSVRLATIASLVVIILTMIFNAPFGKLLLKYQRKLIVAQDKRLKAFSEALVNMKVLKMYAWETHFKDGVVGARNMEFKWLSKVQWQNAFNFFLFFASPLLVPCATFAACYFLKIRLHASNVFTFLATLRLVQEPIRTIPVAVGVVIHARVSFARIVKFLAAPELQIEDVRKAKSMTNINGHAIVMKSANLSWEVSPSKATLRNINLDVHPGEKVALCGEVGSGKSTLLAAILGELPYIDGIVDVSGRIAYVSQTAWIQSGTIRENILFGSAMDDLRYQETLRCCSLVRDLELLPCGDMTEIGERGINLSGGQKQRIQLARALYKDADIYLLDDPFSAVDAHTATSLLNHYVLEALSEKTVLLVTHQVDFLPAFHLCLLMSEGEIRRAGPYNELLASSPEFFDLVNAHKHTVGTENLAEVSKSKGPSNSTSEHTTPNIELLDQNLMGQQLIKLEEREVGDTGFKPYSTYLNQKKSYIYFSIAALARVALVTGQILQNIWMASGVDNPQMSQSKLMVFYVIIGTGMTVFVLFNSLATAKVGLESSKALFSKLLKSLFRAPMSFYDSTPTGRILSRISVDLNIVDVDIPFSLQIAFGATLMAYVTLGVLAVITWQVMFVIVPVVFLAIRLQQYYFASAKELMRLNGTTKSLIVNHLAESIAGAATIRAFKEEDRFFAKILDLIDTNASSFFHNFAASEWLILRIETLSATVLGAAALCMDLLPHGTFSPGFIGMALSYGLTLNLAMVISIQTQCTLANQIISVERLNQYMDIPSEAPEVVEDNRPPQNWPLAGKVEICNLQIRYRPDTPLVLNGISCTFEGGDKIGIVGRTGSGKSTLIGALFRLVEPADGKIIVDGVDICSIGLHDLRSRFGIIPQDPTLFNGTVRLNLDPLSQHNDEEIWEVLKKCQLIEAIKDKKQALDSLVEEDGSNWSMGQRQLFCLGRALLRKSRVLVLDEATASIDNATDMILQKIIRAEFADSTVITVAHRIPTVMDCTKVLAISDGKLIEYDEPGKLMKNKGSLFGQLVKEYWSHIHIAGQPQ, from the exons ATGATGGAAACCAACAGCCAAATTGAAATTCCAACTGTTCAAGTAACAAAATTTGCTAAAGCTGGATTTCTAAGTAAAATGTCATTCTGTTGGTTGAATCCCCTAATGAAAATGGGTAAGAACAAAACTCTCAATGAACATGATTTACCAAAACTACGAGACATCGATACAGCAAAATTGTGTTACTTGCAATTTCTCGAGCAATCGAATAAACATAAGCTTCCTACATATCCTTCGGAATCCTCACTCTTGTGGGCAATACTCGAATGCCACAAGAGTGAAATTTTGATTTCAGGGTTCTTTGCGCTTTTGAAAACGATCACTATGTCAGCTGGGCCGGTTTTGCTCTATTTCTTCATTAAGTTTGCAGACTATAAAAAGGACTACATATCTAAAGGGTGTGTTCTCGCCTTTTCGATCTTCCTATGTAAGATCTTGGAATCGTTGTCACAAAGGCAATCGTTTTTTCGAAGTAAATTGATTGGTCTCAAAGTGAGTTCCTTGTTGATAGCAGCAATTTACAAGAAGCAATTGAGATTATCAAATGTTTCTAGGAAGATGCATTTAGGAGGTGAGATAATAAATTATGTGAATGTTGATACTTATAGGATTGGAGAGTTCGCGTATTGGTTTCATCAGACTTGGACAACCGGTCTTCAGCTTTGTTTAGCTTTGGTTATTATGATTCAATCGGTTCGACTTGCAACCATCGCGTCTCTAGTAGTAATcattttgactatgatttttaacgCGCCCTTTGGCAAATTATTGTTGAAGTATCAAAGGAAATTGATAGTCGCGCAAGATAAGAGGCTGAAGGCTTTCTCGGAGGCTCTTGTGAACATGAAGGTGCTTAAAATGTACGCGTGGGAGACTCATTTCAAGGATGGAGTAGTCGGAGCGAGGAATATGGAGTTTAAATGGCTATCCAAAGTGCAATGGCAAAATGCATTcaattttttcttgttctttgcATCTCCTCTGTTGGTTCCTTGTGCTACATTTGCAGCATGTTATTTCCTTAAAATTCGTTTACATGCTAGCAATGTTTTCACCTTTCTGGCGACTTTGCGTCTTGTTCAAGAGCCCATTAGAACTATCCCTGTTGCAGTTGGTGTGGTGATTCATGCAAGGGTTTCGTTTGCACGAATTGTGAAGTTTTTAGCTGCACCAGAGCTTCAAATTGAAGATGTTAGGAAGGCGAAAAGTATGACCAACATAAACGGACATGCCATTGTGATGAAGTCTGCGAATCTTTCTTGGGAAGTGAGTCCGTCAAAGGCGACACTGAGGAACATTAATCTAGATGTTCATCCAGGCGAAAAGGTTGCGTTATGTGGTGAAGTCGGCTCTGGAAAATCAACATTACTAGCCGCAATTCTTGGAGAATTACCTTACATAGACGGAATT GTGGATGTTTCAGGGAGGATCGCTTACGTTTCCCAAACAGCTTGGATACAATCAGGCACAATACGCGAGAACATTCTCTTTGGTTCGGCCATGGATGATCTTAGATACCAAGAAACTTTAAGGTGTTGTTCATTGGTAAGGGACCTTGAACTTCTTCCTTGTGGTGACATGACTGAAATAGGGGAACGAGGAATTAATCTAAGTGGTGGTCAAAAGCAACGAATTCAACTTGCTCGCGCATTGTACAAAGACGCGGACATTTATCTTTTGGACGATCCATTCAGTGCTGTTGATGCGCATACTGCAACTAGCCTCTTAAAT CATTATGTTTTGGAAGCTCTTTCTGAGAAGACTGTTTTGCTTGTGACACACCAAGTTGATTTTCTTCCTGCGTTTCATTTATGTTTG CTGATGTCGGAAGGAGAAATTCGGCGCGCAGGGCCTTACAACGAGTTATTAGCTTCAAGTCCAGAATTTTTCGACCTTGTAAACGCGCACAAACACACAGTTGGTACCGAAAACTTAGCTGAAGTTAGCAAATCTAAAGGACCAAGCAACTCTACTTCAGAGCATACGACACCCAATATTGAGCTTTTAGATCAAAATCTGATGGGGCAACAATTGATCAAACTCGAAGAAAGAGAAGTCGGAGACACTGGGTTTAAGCCTTACTCGACATACTTGAATCAGAAGAAAAGCTATATCTATTTTTCGATTGCAGCCCTGGCTCGTGTCGCCTTGGTGACCGGCCAGATATTACAGAACATTTGGATGGCTTCGGGTGTGGATAACCCGCAAATGAGTCAATCGAAATTGATGGTATTTTATGTCATAATTGGCACAGGAATGACAGTATTTGTGCTGTTTAATTCTCTTGCAACAGCTAAAGTAGGGTTGGAATCATCAAAAGCTTTGTTTTCCAAGTTGCTAAAGTCTCTATTTCGTGCTCCAATGTCGTTCTATGACTCTACACCAACCGGAAGGATACTAAGTCGG ATTTCAGTTGATTTGAACATCGTTGATGTGGATATCCCCTTTAGCTTACAGATAGCTTTCGGAGCGACTCTCATGGCGTATGTTACTTTAGGAGTGTTGGCTGTCATTACATGGCAAGTCATGTTTGTTATTGTACCTGTGGTTTTCCTGGCTATACGATTACAA CAATACTACTTTGCTTCTGCAAAAGAGTTGATGAGGCTCAACGGTACAACTAAGTCCTTGATCGTAAACCATTTAGCCGAATCAATAGCTGGAGCAGCGACAATTAGAGCTTTTAAGGAGGAAGATCGTTTCTTTGCTAAGATTTTAGATCTTATAGATACAAATGCAAGTTCGTTCTTCCACAATTTCGCCGCTAGTGAATGGTTGATCCTAAGGATTGAAACCCTTAGTGCCACTGTGCTAGGAGCTGCTGCATTGTGTATGGATTTGCTTCCTCATGGGACTTTTAGCCCAG GATTCATTGGAATGGCGCTATCATATGGTCTCACGCTAAATTTAGCTATGGTTATCTCGATTCAAACACAATGCACATTGGCCAACCAGATAATTTCCGTGGAGAGGCTTAATCAATACATGGATATACCAAGTGAAGCTCCAGAAGTCGTTGAAGACAACCGTCCTCCACAAAACTGGCCATTGGCCGGTAAAGTGGAGATATGCAATTTGCAG ATACGATATAGACCAGATACACCGTTGGTTCTTAATGGAATCAGTTGCACATTTGAAGGGGGTGACAAAATCGGTATTGTTGGAAGAACCGGCAGTGGGAAGTCTACCCTAATAGGGGCATTGTTTCGTTTGGTGGAACCAGCAGACGGAAAAATTATAGTTGATGGTGTTGATATATGTTCCATAGGACTTCACGATCTAAGGTCACGTTTTGGGATTATCCCTCAAGATCCTACTCTCTTCAATGGCACCGTGCGGCTCAATCTGGATCCATTAAGTCAACATAACGACGAGGAAATATGGGAG GTACTCAAAAAATGTCAACTTATAGAAGCTATCAAAGACAAAAAACAGGCTTTGGATTCCTTAG TTGAGGAGGATGGATCAAATTGGAGCATGGGACAACGACAACTATTCTGCCTAGGGCGTGCTTTACTAAGGAAAAGCAGGGTCTTAGTACTCGATGAAGCAACTGCCTCCATTGATAATGCGACCGACATGATCCTACAGAAGATAATCAGAGCGGAATTTGCAGATTCCACAGTGATTACTGTAGCCCACAGGATACCGACAGTGATGGACTGCACAAAGGTCCTTGCTATCAGCGATG GAAAGTTGATCGAGTACGATGAGCCAGGAAAGCTAATGAAAAACAAAGGTTCACTATTTGGACAACTCGTCAAGGAATATTGGTCGCATATCCACATAGCAGGTCAGCCACAATGA